One genomic window of Pseudomonadota bacterium includes the following:
- a CDS encoding amino acid permease: MKNTLNGNGLKREIGLFSATILVVANTVGTGIFTTSGFIMSELGNPRALLFCWLCGGVFALCGALCYGELGARFPRAGGEYVFLKESFGKPVAFLSGWISLIVGFSAPIAAASIAFGTYLFQAFSIPAYNLLSLSIFGYTVIKISSLSLVAIVVIILFSIVHYHSLHMGSRVQNALTILKITLVISFIVAGFFLGKGSIGHFFETTIIETLPAEKFAVSLIFVSFAYSGWNAAAYLGGEITNPQRNIPLSLFIGTFIVIFLYLLLNAVYIYAMPPKDMGGVLEIGAKSAIFLFGENISRVFSGAISIGLLSVISAMIMTGPRIYYAMSKDRIFFNVFSRLDTAHKTPAYSIFLQAAIAVIMVVSASFETLLLYIGFTLSLFATLTVIGLMKIRTRGLESGIIYKTFGYPVTPLIFIAGNLWIIFFSIKSRPVTALLGIGTIGLGIIVYLFFAVKQKHDKVLAS; the protein is encoded by the coding sequence ATGAAAAATACATTAAATGGAAATGGCCTGAAAAGAGAGATCGGGTTGTTCTCAGCCACTATTCTGGTAGTCGCCAATACTGTAGGAACCGGAATTTTTACTACTTCCGGCTTTATTATGTCGGAACTTGGCAATCCCCGTGCACTTCTTTTCTGCTGGCTATGTGGTGGAGTGTTCGCACTGTGCGGCGCATTATGCTATGGAGAGCTGGGCGCGCGGTTTCCGCGTGCAGGCGGCGAATATGTCTTTTTAAAGGAAAGCTTCGGAAAGCCGGTCGCATTTTTATCCGGCTGGATTTCTCTTATCGTTGGCTTTTCGGCACCCATTGCTGCGGCATCCATTGCCTTTGGCACCTATTTGTTTCAGGCTTTTTCCATCCCTGCATATAATCTACTGTCGCTTTCAATATTTGGGTACACTGTAATAAAGATCTCGTCTTTAAGTCTTGTGGCCATAGTTGTCATCATCCTGTTTTCCATTGTCCATTATCACAGCCTGCACATGGGTAGCCGGGTTCAAAACGCCCTGACTATTCTTAAGATCACCCTTGTGATTTCATTTATAGTGGCCGGATTTTTCCTGGGGAAGGGATCCATCGGCCACTTTTTTGAAACTACTATAATTGAGACACTGCCGGCAGAGAAATTTGCAGTATCGCTGATTTTTGTGTCTTTTGCATACAGCGGCTGGAATGCAGCCGCATATCTTGGTGGAGAGATAACCAATCCGCAAAGAAACATACCTCTTTCCCTGTTTATCGGCACATTTATTGTGATCTTTTTGTATCTGCTTTTAAATGCCGTCTATATTTACGCAATGCCTCCAAAAGATATGGGTGGAGTATTGGAGATAGGTGCAAAATCTGCGATTTTTCTTTTCGGGGAAAATATAAGCAGGGTTTTTAGCGGTGCTATTTCAATCGGTCTTCTTTCCGTTATTAGTGCCATGATTATGACCGGGCCAAGGATTTACTATGCCATGTCGAAAGATCGCATTTTCTTCAATGTGTTTAGCAGGCTGGATACGGCTCATAAGACCCCTGCATATTCCATTTTTCTACAGGCCGCAATTGCCGTTATTATGGTTGTGTCCGCATCATTTGAAACATTGCTTCTTTATATCGGTTTTACTCTTTCACTTTTTGCCACACTCACTGTGATAGGGTTGATGAAAATCAGAACAAGAGGATTAGAATCCGGGATTATTTATAAGACCTTCGGGTATCCTGTAACACCGTTAATTTTTATTGCAGGAAATTTATGGATTATTTTCTTTTCAATAAAAAGCAGGCCGGTGACGGCATTGCTCGGGATTGGAACAATCGGGCTTGGGATAATCGTTTATCTTTTTTTTGCCGTAAAACAAAAGCACGACAAAGTATTAGCGTCTTAA
- a CDS encoding MFS transporter, protein MSLTASNGTMYLLSRGISIQWVGYLGTVGVITILLFEFPTGLIADRLGSGTSVAVSLIVRGIAAFLTIFCYGPFLFSIITIMHSVGATCYSGAAEAWIFSRDSTIKHNMANFFSNIFFLTGASKVLGGWLGAFLGSIELRIPFVIASAILVLISTLFIFYDMITKEKYINKMNKREKSIIRILLFDAKNSFAFMKKEKDIFWLMISGVFFIIFCSIPLVYWQPFFYNTVQSIKSLGWIWVGFIFFNMCGNLFVKSKTLQKINDIHLFWITICLCGITLLLSAVLDKNFLISVFFFCSYQLFLGILGPIRAKILNRKISDANRASILSLISFSESAGSIFSLSLFGYLSSFMPLHLIFGLSTVPLVFALIIAMKIAYRFKFLEGSANTHRVNLINY, encoded by the coding sequence ATGTCGCTGACTGCGTCTAACGGAACTATGTATCTGCTGAGCAGAGGCATCTCTATCCAGTGGGTCGGTTATTTGGGAACCGTTGGTGTAATCACTATTTTATTGTTTGAATTTCCTACCGGTCTAATTGCAGATAGATTGGGAAGCGGAACGTCTGTAGCGGTTTCTTTAATAGTACGTGGCATTGCAGCCTTTCTTACCATATTTTGTTACGGGCCATTCTTGTTTTCCATTATTACCATTATGCACTCAGTCGGGGCAACATGCTACTCCGGTGCAGCTGAAGCATGGATTTTTAGTAGGGATAGTACTATTAAACATAATATGGCAAATTTTTTTTCAAATATATTTTTTCTTACAGGAGCAAGCAAGGTCCTTGGTGGATGGTTAGGTGCTTTTCTTGGGTCAATTGAGTTAAGAATTCCTTTTGTAATTGCTTCGGCAATCTTGGTTTTAATTTCTACTTTATTTATTTTTTACGATATGATTACGAAAGAAAAATATATAAATAAAATGAATAAACGCGAGAAGTCAATTATTCGTATATTACTTTTTGATGCGAAGAACTCTTTTGCTTTTATGAAAAAAGAAAAAGATATTTTTTGGCTTATGATTAGTGGCGTTTTTTTTATTATATTTTGCAGCATTCCATTGGTATATTGGCAGCCATTTTTCTATAACACTGTTCAATCTATAAAATCCTTAGGGTGGATATGGGTAGGTTTTATATTTTTTAATATGTGTGGAAATTTATTCGTTAAAAGTAAAACTTTACAAAAAATAAATGACATACATTTGTTTTGGATTACAATATGCCTATGTGGTATAACACTTTTATTGTCTGCTGTTCTTGATAAGAATTTTTTGATTTCTGTGTTCTTCTTTTGTTCCTATCAATTATTTCTCGGTATTTTAGGTCCTATAAGGGCAAAGATACTTAATCGTAAAATATCTGATGCTAACAGGGCCTCAATTTTATCTTTAATATCTTTTTCTGAAAGTGCCGGATCAATTTTTAGTCTTTCTCTTTTTGGATATTTGAGCAGCTTTATGCCCTTGCATTTGATTTTTGGTTTATCTACAGTTCCATTAGTATTCGCTCTAATAATTGCCATGAAGATTGCATATCGGTTCAAATTTTTAGAAGGTTCTGCAAATACTCACAGAGTTAACCTGATTAATTATTAA
- a CDS encoding fused MFS/spermidine synthase, translating into MDGRRNVKYGKKLPDNLTNSDNLLQNGFTIVSLFISGCFFLSGAAGLIYEVLWVRMIEKVIGSAPFSVAAVLSIFMGGLALGGYLAGKYVDRFQSRNALLAFYGKIEICVGIYALLLSFLIMAVTPLYRIIYDPLVSHFWCYQAISFLGCAVLLIVPTCLMGATLPVLCRFYVSRLSHIGGRTGWLYGLNTIGAALGSVMCGFVLVKNLGVWQSLGIGAAINILYLHS; encoded by the coding sequence ATGGATGGAAGGCGAAACGTGAAATACGGCAAAAAGCTTCCTGACAATTTAACAAATAGCGATAACCTGTTACAAAACGGGTTTACTATTGTTTCCCTTTTTATTTCCGGTTGCTTTTTTTTGTCAGGAGCTGCAGGGCTGATCTATGAAGTACTGTGGGTGCGCATGATAGAAAAGGTTATCGGCAGCGCCCCGTTTTCCGTAGCTGCAGTGCTTTCGATATTCATGGGCGGTCTGGCTCTTGGCGGTTATCTGGCGGGAAAATACGTGGACCGTTTCCAATCCAGGAATGCCCTTCTTGCTTTTTACGGAAAGATTGAAATCTGTGTTGGTATCTATGCTTTGCTTCTTTCTTTTCTGATTATGGCTGTAACGCCTCTTTATCGAATAATTTATGACCCGTTAGTGAGCCATTTCTGGTGTTATCAGGCTATTTCTTTTTTAGGGTGTGCAGTACTTCTTATAGTTCCTACATGTCTTATGGGAGCAACTTTGCCTGTGCTGTGCCGGTTTTATGTAAGCCGTTTAAGTCACATAGGCGGACGTACAGGATGGTTGTACGGACTTAATACAATTGGAGCCGCATTGGGTTCCGTTATGTGCGGATTTGTGCTGGTTAAAAACCTGGGTGTATGGCAAAGCCTTGGTATTGGAGCCGCCATCAACATTTTATATCTACATTCATAA